A section of the Leptospira kobayashii genome encodes:
- a CDS encoding 16S rRNA (uracil(1498)-N(3))-methyltransferase, translated as MKQDSFLVFREGFVPKEKIPILPEEIAHLRSLRLDKQSCEIEIRDGLGKSYLYSYEPGNRSISFLSETLLSCNLRELTLAIALPKGNRLDFFLQKATELGIHKIYFCIFRHSIRKEFNLDRAKKIVREAASQSKQAILPLLEIVDAKIWMEENKSRICILHPRAENVYKPGDFSGLIPVIGPEGGFHSEEEEWMSLEKIPKFSFPGGILRMETAGIAAASLIAFAEKKA; from the coding sequence ATGAAACAGGACAGCTTTCTCGTTTTCAGAGAAGGTTTTGTTCCTAAGGAAAAGATTCCGATCCTGCCGGAAGAGATTGCGCACCTTCGCAGCCTTCGTCTGGACAAACAATCTTGTGAAATCGAGATTCGGGACGGTCTCGGAAAATCCTACTTATATTCTTATGAACCGGGAAATAGATCCATTTCCTTTCTTTCCGAAACATTACTGAGTTGCAACTTACGAGAGTTAACTTTGGCGATTGCTTTGCCCAAAGGTAATCGTTTGGATTTTTTCCTTCAAAAAGCCACGGAACTGGGGATCCATAAAATCTATTTCTGTATTTTCCGCCATTCCATCCGAAAGGAATTCAATCTGGATCGTGCTAAAAAAATAGTAAGAGAGGCCGCAAGCCAATCCAAACAAGCCATCTTACCCCTATTAGAGATAGTGGATGCAAAGATCTGGATGGAGGAAAATAAGAGTAGAATCTGTATTCTTCATCCTAGAGCGGAAAATGTTTATAAACCGGGAGATTTTTCCGGACTGATCCCTGTGATCGGGCCAGAGGGAGGATTTCATTCTGAGGAAGAAGAATGGATGTCTTTGGAAAAGATTCCTAAGTTTTCTTTTCCCGGGGGAATCCTTCGGATGGAAACCGCAGGTATTGCTGCGGCTTCTTTGATTGCTTTTGCGGAAAAGAAAGCTTAG
- a CDS encoding sulfatase family protein, producing the protein MGVDVGDYLKQYLGDFFGVYLFSTFKVFSASLVFHFSLGILFHYSLESYPRFKIKKQIPLLLLYLFAMDLLGLFHSIILYPQIYGEFFFYRYSSLSSLLYFFTDHFSPDFFFYTIVLILSVQLANILYYVWKEKTKLSFFYLTTILLILLFHRFGSLYPALAFIAVFPILHKLKDRIHIRTYFLLIPFLVFLFPFPFLFDSLYGTFTENHKGKPPVILISADSLRYDKLGFVNGNREITPNIDLFSKDSFVFHDHHTTIPRTFPSWADLLTGKYSMTHKVRDMFPSKAEKNRIGSKEFPTIGQKLKEIGYKTSAIGSFAADIFPRADFGFDEVLAPNFNAKVMTLQRTAESQLFLLPVVTGSFLGGGDYIEEMDGLSTWGDGKRIVDRLKKVVRKSGKSSFFLTYFSSVVHFPYTPAYPNYKKFTNPDYYGKYKYLKFVDPTATDKLNSEEIEQIRGLFDSSVYAFDEEFGAIIRFLKDKDLYDKSIIILTADHGEALYEDIHGQGHGEHLRGEAVTKVPLLIKFPSDSKYVSLPNREFFGTTSSVDLFPTLSDYFSIPIEQELPGMSLLGIIGEKDWANDRVVYSETGIWFSDIGDHFFQSQRIPYPNILELHQVVPEEEFQIMITDRNFQETIAFAKHRSVQNSRYKFIYIPTRKGVLFELYDRKNDPLNTKNIFPTGAIGLSLKENLYSLVKKWEDASQAGEYLLPGTLRNGDL; encoded by the coding sequence ATGGGCGTGGATGTAGGAGATTACCTAAAACAATACTTAGGTGATTTTTTCGGGGTTTATCTATTTTCCACATTCAAGGTTTTTTCCGCTTCTCTTGTATTTCATTTCTCATTGGGGATTTTATTTCATTATAGTTTGGAATCCTATCCGCGCTTTAAGATAAAAAAACAAATTCCCTTACTACTCCTATATCTTTTCGCAATGGATTTGCTCGGGCTATTTCATTCCATCATTCTTTATCCTCAGATCTACGGAGAATTTTTCTTTTATCGTTATTCTTCTCTTTCTTCCCTCTTGTATTTTTTTACGGATCATTTTTCACCCGATTTCTTTTTTTATACGATCGTTTTGATTTTGTCCGTTCAATTGGCGAACATATTGTACTATGTTTGGAAGGAAAAAACAAAACTATCCTTCTTTTATTTAACGACAATCCTACTTATACTTCTTTTTCATCGGTTCGGTAGCTTATACCCGGCACTTGCTTTTATTGCGGTCTTTCCCATCTTACATAAGTTAAAAGATAGGATACATATCAGAACTTACTTCCTATTGATTCCGTTTCTTGTCTTTCTTTTTCCCTTCCCTTTTCTATTCGATTCTTTATATGGAACTTTCACGGAAAATCATAAGGGCAAACCGCCTGTTATTTTGATTTCCGCCGATTCGCTTCGATACGACAAACTGGGGTTTGTGAATGGCAATCGGGAAATCACACCGAATATAGATTTATTTTCGAAAGACAGTTTTGTTTTCCATGACCATCATACTACGATTCCGCGTACTTTTCCAAGTTGGGCGGATCTATTGACAGGAAAGTATTCGATGACTCATAAAGTCAGAGATATGTTTCCGTCTAAGGCGGAAAAAAACAGAATCGGTTCCAAAGAGTTTCCTACCATAGGACAGAAGCTAAAAGAGATAGGTTATAAAACATCGGCTATCGGAAGTTTTGCGGCGGATATTTTTCCAAGGGCGGATTTCGGCTTTGATGAAGTATTGGCTCCCAATTTCAACGCTAAGGTAATGACTTTACAAAGAACGGCGGAGTCTCAACTATTTTTATTGCCTGTTGTTACGGGAAGTTTTCTGGGCGGTGGAGATTATATTGAAGAGATGGACGGATTGTCCACTTGGGGGGACGGTAAAAGGATTGTAGACCGGCTCAAGAAAGTGGTAAGGAAATCAGGCAAATCTTCTTTTTTTCTAACATACTTTTCCAGCGTAGTTCATTTCCCATATACACCCGCTTATCCCAATTACAAAAAATTCACAAATCCCGATTACTATGGTAAATACAAATATCTGAAATTTGTCGATCCGACTGCTACGGACAAACTGAATAGCGAAGAGATCGAACAGATCCGAGGCTTATTCGATTCCTCCGTATATGCATTTGATGAAGAATTCGGTGCCATCATTCGATTTTTAAAAGATAAGGATTTGTATGATAAATCAATTATCATTCTGACCGCAGATCACGGTGAAGCTTTGTACGAAGACATCCACGGACAAGGACACGGGGAACATTTGAGAGGGGAGGCGGTCACTAAGGTTCCGTTATTGATTAAGTTCCCTTCCGATAGTAAGTATGTTTCTCTGCCGAATCGCGAATTTTTCGGAACTACTTCCTCGGTTGATCTTTTTCCCACTTTATCGGATTATTTTTCAATTCCAATCGAACAAGAGTTACCTGGTATGTCTTTGTTGGGCATTATCGGAGAGAAAGATTGGGCGAACGACAGAGTCGTATATTCCGAAACCGGGATTTGGTTTTCCGATATAGGTGATCATTTTTTTCAATCCCAAAGAATTCCGTATCCAAATATTTTGGAACTCCATCAAGTGGTTCCAGAAGAAGAATTTCAGATCATGATAACCGACCGTAATTTTCAGGAGACGATTGCTTTCGCCAAACATCGGTCAGTTCAAAACTCACGCTATAAGTTTATATACATTCCGACTAGAAAAGGTGTCCTATTTGAGCTTTACGATAGGAAAAACGACCCCTTGAATACCAAAAACATTTTTCCGACCGGAGCTATCGGTCTTTCTTTAAAGGAAAACTTATACTCACTAGTAAAGAAATGGGAAGACGCAAGTCAGGCAGGAGAATATCTTTTGCCTGGGACACTCAGGAATGGCGACTTATAG
- a CDS encoding LIC10775 family protein — protein sequence MNKRILLFFFVFPLVLFSEETLIVDPLMQRPWILDSQAEEKNSYHRFLASSKEIIKTKLAQDAFGRNYHVYPSLKIRYTIDNDYHKEFPILEDGDLAIREMEALVGVGREKDALFLGKGIGLCQRLHAEKQKDFMPLWAKEANVLTSQLSSRLLDKPEEMFLASDPFGCYAGGPESLGNLFLESETFRYRLVVPSQLRYEGLFRTNAGHIGLEKNFMYRLVRFVEFLSPTRNDGWDDMEEALTLQTAGLTKKAPRKILFSVASTFDTVPRLRNSKDYFRFWDKMRGLNPKMIHEKSFTRFEENGDYISKWKVIDETGNVSYYQMKEYYFYKAPLGFLISLSYPETEKEKANSYWNLIRSEFKMREY from the coding sequence GTGAACAAAAGAATACTGCTTTTTTTCTTCGTTTTTCCTCTCGTTCTCTTTTCCGAAGAAACATTGATCGTAGATCCTTTGATGCAACGTCCTTGGATTTTGGATTCTCAAGCTGAGGAAAAAAACAGTTATCACCGGTTCCTGGCTTCCTCCAAAGAAATTATAAAAACAAAACTCGCTCAAGATGCATTCGGAAGAAATTATCATGTCTATCCTTCGCTAAAGATACGTTATACGATAGATAACGATTATCATAAGGAATTCCCCATTTTGGAAGACGGGGATCTTGCCATCAGGGAAATGGAGGCTTTGGTAGGAGTGGGAAGAGAAAAAGATGCTCTTTTTTTGGGAAAGGGAATCGGACTTTGCCAAAGACTTCATGCGGAAAAACAGAAAGATTTTATGCCTCTTTGGGCGAAAGAGGCGAATGTACTAACGAGCCAGCTTTCCAGTCGGCTTTTGGACAAGCCGGAAGAAATGTTTCTCGCATCGGACCCGTTTGGTTGTTATGCGGGCGGACCGGAATCTTTGGGAAATTTGTTTTTGGAATCCGAAACATTTCGATACAGATTGGTCGTTCCCAGTCAATTGAGATATGAAGGATTATTTCGAACGAACGCAGGTCATATCGGTTTGGAAAAGAATTTCATGTACAGACTCGTTCGTTTTGTGGAATTTCTTTCTCCTACCAGAAACGACGGTTGGGATGATATGGAGGAAGCACTCACCTTACAAACAGCAGGTCTAACAAAAAAAGCACCCAGGAAGATTTTATTTTCCGTTGCGTCCACATTCGATACGGTTCCGAGACTTCGGAATTCGAAAGATTATTTTCGATTTTGGGATAAGATGCGAGGTTTGAATCCCAAAATGATCCATGAAAAATCTTTTACCAGATTTGAAGAAAACGGGGATTATATTAGTAAATGGAAAGTGATCGACGAAACGGGGAACGTATCCTATTATCAAATGAAAGAATATTATTTTTATAAAGCTCCTTTGGGTTTTCTGATTTCTTTATCTTATCCCGAAACGGAAAAGGAAAAAGCAAACTCATATTGGAATCTGATTCGTTCCGAATTTAAGATGAGGGAATATTAG
- a CDS encoding outer membrane lipoprotein-sorting protein, which produces MRNTLIYLFLVFTLPCVLNAQGAASPDAVLSAQELLARLDRELDYGKGLVKGSYVLIRRNGQSETWKINRFFNGEDALYLFDRKGRGLESKLLTKDEGENIYFFNVLSAKLFKKTDDEKYEALMGTGFFYIDLSGYSYQANYNPLVNGELEIGGESFYRVSLKPILPYFYKKLVLLIGKKDLKPYRIDFHDKDGILFKTLNLKYGPVKIKDSSKVEELQKASRWEMLDLNTGSITVWEIQEVDKSVAPDQSLFAVDNLSR; this is translated from the coding sequence ATGCGAAATACTTTGATTTATCTCTTTCTGGTTTTCACGCTGCCTTGCGTTTTGAATGCGCAAGGCGCTGCCTCTCCTGATGCGGTTTTATCCGCCCAGGAGTTATTGGCAAGACTTGACCGTGAATTGGATTACGGAAAAGGACTCGTTAAAGGTTCTTACGTACTCATTCGAAGAAACGGTCAGTCCGAAACCTGGAAGATCAATCGTTTCTTCAACGGAGAAGATGCACTTTATCTTTTTGACAGAAAGGGGAGAGGACTTGAATCGAAACTGCTTACCAAGGACGAAGGGGAAAATATCTATTTCTTCAATGTCTTAAGCGCCAAGTTATTCAAAAAGACGGATGATGAAAAATACGAAGCATTGATGGGAACAGGTTTTTTTTACATAGATTTGTCGGGTTATTCCTATCAGGCGAATTACAATCCTTTGGTGAACGGCGAACTTGAGATAGGTGGTGAATCTTTCTATCGCGTTTCCTTGAAACCGATCCTACCTTATTTTTATAAAAAACTGGTTCTCTTAATCGGCAAAAAGGATCTGAAGCCCTACAGGATCGACTTTCATGATAAGGACGGGATTTTGTTCAAAACCCTCAACTTAAAATACGGGCCTGTCAAAATCAAAGATTCTTCCAAAGTGGAAGAATTACAAAAAGCTTCCCGTTGGGAGATGTTAGACTTGAATACGGGTAGTATCACTGTTTGGGAAATTCAGGAAGTGGATAAGTCGGTAGCTCCCGATCAATCCCTTTTCGCAGTCGATAACCTGAGCCGATGA
- a CDS encoding alpha-2-macroglobulin family protein: protein MVNRTFFRKFFLPASLFVLTTTSFFSQNPSPHIELFTPEGSSKQVKQTQVRFSKPMVTLGDPRPKQDIFKINCPIAGAPRWIDSSTWVYEFERELPGGVKCDFVLYDSVKTLDGQTISGQKTFLFDTGGPSILYSSPYSGGTVDEDQIFILNLDAKPDLNSVLRNAYFTEQDLSNRIGLEIVEGKTRTDILKSQYASDVETTILVKAKQTFLPEKNIQLVWGKGVRSSWGGEIAEDEIHNFKVRAPFSVSFSCERVNAKADCIPILPFSLYFSGAVPTDELSKISLKSKSGKEYPSKLDPEDKNSKSSHYLSFAGPFPENEEFIIQIPPGLKDETGRSLVNQSGFPLTVRSGEFPPLAKFPAKFGILELNANPAIPVTVRNIETQLPLKTVSLNITSSTQKTIDPIEVQKWFQALSKQEREKSIFASKIATGQPVSTNLPKPNGKKAMEVVGIPLEKPGFYVVELASDVLGASLLEKKGKMYVTSGALVTNMSVHFKWGRESSLVWVTSLDKAAPEPGVIVKIIDCKGTVRGTGITGKEGTVRFGKMGTGEVPYCGYYEMGSGLSVFAAKGEDFSFTSTNWDKGIESWRYQLPSSQYNDSSEIQTVVMDRTLFRAGETVHLKHFRRGHSIQGMTASDPKLYPKKVVIQHEGSGEKFVSPLVWSFPGSTESEFAIPKQARLGTYKIFYPYSEEDDSYGNTVASFRVEEFRLPVLHGGIQLSEGAGYLVAPNQAKVELNLQYLSGGGASKFPVTVRGQISPQSFSVSEEYSEFSFFPEKIETGRVVLDEEGGDSGEDSKRKTYPGEKINLDEKGFSSFSFKDMNSISSDSSLEVEMEYLDPSGEIQTTYRSFPIYSANLRIGILPKGWMFTKDKVEMQILALDLKNQPKKNQKITVKAFSRSYYSNRRRLVGGYYAYDHYKEVKDLGTFCTGKTNEKGILFCDAPAPATGEILFSASSEDEKGNFTASTQSIWVASSEESWFEASDHNRMDILPEKSNVEIGETLKVQLRSPFREATALVTIEREGIMDSFVMPVTGKEPTISFPIKKEYSPNIYVSVLLIRGRVGDPKPTALVDLARPSFRMGIIPIHVGWKPYELSVNVKTKNSNYKVREKVEANIQVKGANGKPPEAGGELAVAVVDEALLELSGNPTWKLLDAMMGLRGHEVNTSTGQSQVIGRRHFGLKARPTGGGGGKSPTRSLFDTLLYWKGKIVLDKEGRATINFPLNDSLSSFKIVAIASSGISEFGTGSVSIQSTQDIQIFSGIPSVVREGDSILHEYSVRNATSSEKKIIAKLSVTDSGTSPSLKKTVLVLPEKTLSLGGSATGVFAWDLKVPNDLQSRNLVLEVKDDSGTILDRIAVDQKVLPNLVQRVYQAGLFQWEGEFKESIESPSDSIPGSSFFKVTTSPSILGSQKAVEDYFKKYPYNCLEQKVSTAIGLSSASRWKQIDSELGSYLDSNGLVKYFPRMESGSEILTAYVLTSSKLDGFDLNGDSVTKMVEGLRAFLLGNIRGDSWTFGADSVIRKIIVMEALSRYETLEWDLVSPVYVNIELLPTASLIDLSEILTRVNGYDPKLKSRIASALRSRLNLQGTELVIADSNFSNPWWILGSNDYTMSRLVLWSFTDPSFKKDMPRLIKGLTQKQKKGRWDTTLGNAYGILALKKAGKVLESERVQGGNVSLSDGKSVFSLDPNVSDKNSALVPMESGKKEMAVGYSGKGKPWIFWEAKSKIPLKEPLFSGYRIKRSIEAVSRASSDKWTKGDILKIRLEITADSEKTWVVLEDPIPAGSVHIGRGLGKESKILSGRITNDQDFSPSFEERSFTNYRAYYEYLPQGTWVTEYTIQLNHPGIFPLPPTRVEAMYSPETFAESPNGVFEISSSDS from the coding sequence ATGGTGAATCGGACCTTCTTTCGTAAATTTTTTCTTCCGGCAAGTTTATTCGTTTTAACAACGACTTCCTTTTTTTCCCAAAATCCATCTCCTCATATCGAATTGTTCACCCCCGAAGGGAGTTCCAAACAAGTCAAACAAACTCAAGTTAGGTTTTCGAAGCCGATGGTAACATTGGGGGATCCCAGACCCAAACAAGATATCTTTAAAATCAATTGTCCTATTGCCGGGGCTCCCCGTTGGATCGATAGTTCCACTTGGGTGTATGAGTTTGAAAGAGAGCTTCCGGGAGGTGTGAAATGCGATTTCGTTTTGTATGATTCCGTTAAAACTTTGGACGGGCAAACGATTTCGGGCCAAAAAACTTTTCTATTTGATACAGGCGGGCCTTCCATTCTATATTCATCCCCTTATTCGGGAGGAACTGTTGACGAAGATCAGATTTTTATATTGAATCTGGATGCAAAACCTGACCTAAATAGTGTTTTGCGAAACGCCTATTTTACAGAGCAGGATTTATCCAACAGGATCGGCTTGGAAATCGTGGAAGGAAAAACAAGAACCGATATTTTAAAAAGTCAATACGCTTCCGATGTCGAAACTACGATCCTAGTCAAAGCCAAGCAGACTTTTTTACCGGAAAAAAACATCCAACTCGTATGGGGTAAAGGTGTTCGTTCTTCCTGGGGCGGTGAAATTGCAGAAGACGAAATCCATAATTTCAAAGTCAGAGCACCTTTTTCCGTTAGTTTTTCCTGCGAGAGAGTGAATGCCAAAGCGGATTGTATCCCTATTTTGCCATTTAGTCTTTATTTCAGCGGTGCCGTTCCGACGGATGAACTTTCAAAGATCAGCTTAAAATCCAAATCGGGAAAAGAATATCCTTCGAAACTTGATCCCGAAGATAAAAATTCAAAGAGTTCACATTACTTAAGTTTTGCGGGGCCGTTTCCGGAAAACGAAGAATTCATCATTCAGATTCCACCCGGTCTGAAAGATGAAACCGGTAGATCGCTTGTAAATCAATCCGGTTTCCCGCTGACAGTGCGTTCCGGTGAATTCCCCCCTCTTGCCAAATTTCCTGCAAAGTTCGGAATCCTGGAACTGAATGCGAATCCTGCCATTCCAGTCACCGTTCGGAATATTGAAACGCAACTTCCTTTGAAAACAGTCTCTCTTAACATTACAAGTAGTACGCAAAAAACAATCGATCCTATCGAGGTTCAGAAATGGTTTCAGGCACTTTCCAAACAGGAAAGGGAAAAATCCATTTTTGCATCCAAGATTGCCACGGGACAGCCTGTCTCGACCAATTTACCGAAACCAAACGGGAAAAAGGCGATGGAAGTCGTCGGAATTCCATTGGAAAAACCGGGCTTTTACGTTGTTGAACTTGCCAGTGATGTGTTAGGTGCTTCTCTCCTTGAAAAAAAAGGAAAGATGTACGTAACAAGCGGAGCTCTGGTTACGAATATGTCGGTTCATTTCAAATGGGGAAGAGAATCGAGTCTCGTTTGGGTGACCTCTCTCGATAAAGCGGCTCCCGAACCGGGAGTGATTGTAAAAATCATAGATTGCAAAGGTACTGTCCGCGGAACGGGTATAACGGGGAAAGAAGGAACCGTTCGATTCGGAAAGATGGGAACGGGAGAAGTTCCTTACTGCGGATATTATGAAATGGGGAGCGGTCTTTCCGTATTTGCTGCGAAAGGAGAGGATTTTAGTTTTACTTCAACTAACTGGGATAAGGGGATTGAGTCCTGGAGATATCAGTTACCATCCTCCCAATACAACGATTCTTCCGAAATCCAGACAGTTGTCATGGATAGGACTTTATTCAGAGCAGGGGAGACTGTTCATCTGAAACATTTCAGAAGAGGACATTCCATCCAAGGTATGACTGCAAGCGATCCCAAACTTTATCCTAAAAAAGTAGTGATCCAACATGAAGGTTCGGGAGAAAAATTCGTTTCTCCTTTGGTGTGGTCTTTTCCTGGTTCCACGGAATCCGAATTTGCTATTCCGAAACAGGCAAGACTCGGAACTTATAAGATTTTTTATCCGTATTCGGAAGAGGATGATTCTTACGGAAATACGGTTGCAAGTTTCAGGGTGGAAGAATTTCGCCTTCCTGTGTTACACGGAGGAATCCAGCTTTCGGAAGGAGCGGGTTATCTCGTTGCACCAAACCAAGCTAAGGTGGAATTGAATTTACAATATTTGTCTGGAGGAGGAGCTTCCAAATTTCCGGTTACGGTGAGAGGGCAGATCAGTCCACAGAGTTTTTCCGTTTCGGAAGAATACTCCGAGTTTTCCTTTTTCCCTGAAAAAATCGAAACGGGAAGAGTCGTTTTGGATGAAGAAGGAGGCGACTCCGGTGAAGACTCCAAACGAAAAACATATCCGGGTGAAAAAATCAATCTGGATGAAAAAGGTTTTTCCAGTTTTTCCTTTAAGGATATGAATTCGATTTCTTCCGATTCCTCGCTGGAAGTCGAAATGGAATATCTCGATCCGAGCGGTGAAATCCAGACGACATATCGCAGTTTTCCAATTTATTCCGCCAATCTAAGGATAGGTATTTTGCCGAAGGGTTGGATGTTTACCAAAGATAAGGTAGAGATGCAAATACTTGCTCTCGATCTTAAGAACCAACCTAAGAAAAACCAAAAGATCACGGTTAAGGCTTTTTCCAGATCCTATTATTCCAACAGACGTAGATTAGTTGGTGGATATTACGCTTATGACCATTACAAGGAAGTAAAGGATTTAGGTACATTTTGTACGGGAAAAACCAATGAAAAAGGTATCCTCTTTTGCGACGCTCCTGCCCCGGCTACGGGAGAGATTCTTTTTTCCGCTTCTTCCGAGGATGAGAAAGGAAATTTTACCGCTTCCACCCAATCGATTTGGGTAGCCTCCTCCGAAGAATCCTGGTTTGAAGCAAGTGATCATAATCGAATGGATATCCTGCCTGAAAAAAGCAATGTGGAAATAGGTGAGACATTAAAAGTCCAGTTGAGGTCTCCTTTTCGGGAAGCAACGGCACTTGTCACAATCGAAAGAGAAGGAATTATGGATTCCTTTGTAATGCCGGTTACAGGAAAAGAACCTACTATTAGTTTTCCCATCAAAAAAGAATATTCACCTAACATATATGTTTCTGTTCTTCTTATCCGGGGCAGGGTAGGCGATCCGAAACCTACTGCACTTGTCGATTTGGCAAGGCCGTCTTTTCGAATGGGGATCATTCCCATTCATGTCGGATGGAAACCTTATGAATTGAGTGTAAACGTGAAGACGAAAAACTCCAATTATAAGGTAAGAGAAAAGGTAGAAGCGAATATCCAAGTCAAAGGTGCAAACGGTAAACCGCCGGAAGCCGGTGGAGAATTGGCTGTTGCCGTTGTGGATGAAGCTCTTCTTGAACTTTCCGGCAACCCGACTTGGAAGCTTTTGGATGCAATGATGGGACTTCGCGGACATGAAGTCAATACTTCGACTGGTCAAAGTCAGGTGATCGGAAGAAGACATTTCGGCTTGAAAGCGAGACCGACGGGAGGAGGGGGCGGAAAGAGCCCTACAAGATCCTTGTTCGATACTCTTCTTTATTGGAAAGGTAAAATCGTATTGGATAAGGAAGGTCGTGCGACCATCAATTTCCCGTTAAACGACTCTCTTTCTTCCTTTAAAATTGTTGCCATTGCTTCTTCGGGAATTTCCGAATTCGGAACAGGTTCCGTTAGCATTCAATCCACCCAAGACATTCAGATTTTTTCCGGTATCCCGAGTGTTGTAAGGGAAGGAGATTCCATACTACATGAGTATTCCGTTCGGAATGCAACTTCATCGGAAAAAAAGATCATTGCAAAACTTTCCGTTACCGATTCGGGAACTTCTCCTTCATTGAAAAAAACTGTTCTTGTTTTACCTGAGAAAACTTTGTCTTTGGGTGGTTCCGCGACAGGAGTGTTTGCGTGGGATTTGAAAGTTCCGAATGATTTGCAATCTAGGAACCTGGTTTTGGAAGTGAAAGACGATTCGGGAACCATACTCGATCGAATCGCAGTCGATCAAAAAGTATTGCCTAATCTGGTTCAAAGGGTTTATCAAGCAGGGCTATTTCAATGGGAGGGTGAGTTCAAAGAAAGCATAGAATCTCCTTCAGACTCCATTCCCGGATCGAGTTTTTTTAAAGTAACAACTTCACCTAGCATTCTGGGGAGTCAGAAAGCAGTAGAAGATTATTTTAAAAAGTATCCTTATAATTGTTTGGAACAAAAAGTTTCCACGGCAATCGGGCTTTCCAGTGCAAGCAGATGGAAACAAATCGATTCGGAACTGGGATCCTATTTGGATTCGAATGGACTGGTAAAATACTTTCCCCGAATGGAAAGTGGAAGCGAGATATTAACCGCCTACGTTCTCACCTCAAGTAAGTTAGATGGTTTTGACCTGAACGGAGATTCCGTTACTAAGATGGTGGAAGGTCTACGGGCGTTTTTACTCGGAAATATTCGGGGAGATAGTTGGACCTTCGGTGCGGATTCTGTAATTCGTAAGATCATAGTTATGGAAGCACTTTCCCGTTATGAAACTTTGGAATGGGATTTGGTAAGTCCTGTATATGTAAATATCGAACTACTTCCTACTGCCTCGCTTATCGATTTGAGTGAAATTCTAACGAGAGTGAACGGATACGATCCTAAGTTGAAATCCCGTATTGCAAGTGCTTTGCGATCCAGATTGAATCTGCAAGGAACGGAACTAGTGATCGCGGATTCGAATTTTTCCAATCCGTGGTGGATTCTGGGATCCAATGATTACACAATGTCCAGATTAGTGTTATGGTCTTTTACCGACCCCTCTTTTAAAAAGGATATGCCTAGACTTATCAAAGGTTTAACTCAAAAGCAAAAGAAGGGAAGATGGGACACTACTTTGGGAAATGCATATGGAATCCTGGCTTTAAAGAAAGCGGGTAAAGTATTGGAAAGCGAACGAGTACAAGGCGGCAATGTTTCCTTAAGCGATGGCAAATCCGTTTTTTCTTTGGATCCGAATGTTTCCGATAAAAATTCCGCATTGGTTCCGATGGAATCGGGAAAGAAAGAAATGGCAGTCGGTTATTCCGGTAAGGGGAAACCTTGGATTTTCTGGGAAGCGAAAAGTAAAATTCCATTGAAGGAGCCTCTTTTCAGCGGTTATCGGATCAAACGATCGATCGAAGCGGTCAGCCGTGCTTCTTCCGATAAATGGACCAAGGGGGATATTTTGAAGATCCGTTTGGAGATTACCGCCGACTCGGAAAAAACCTGGGTGGTTTTGGAAGATCCAATCCCCGCCGGTTCCGTTCATATAGGCCGAGGTTTGGGAAAAGAGTCCAAGATCCTAAGCGGAAGAATTACAAATGATCAAGATTTTTCACCTAGTTTCGAAGAGAGGTCGTTTACAAATTACCGTGCCTATTACGAATATTTGCCACAGGGAACTTGGGTTACGGAATATACGATTCAATTGAACCATCCTGGAATTTTTCCTCTCCCTCCTACTCGGGTGGAAGCGATGTATTCTCCGGAAACATTTGCGGAATCTCCCAACGGAGTTTTTGAGATTTCGAGTTCGGATTCCTAG